The stretch of DNA ACCGAAAAACCGTCCCTCGCATCGAGGGACGGTTTTTGCCTGTCTAACTGAGCCTATGTCTCGCGCTCATAACTAGCGTCGGCACGCTCATAATTCTGAATCTGCCGCTCATAACAGCGTCGGCGCGCTCATAACGGGCGAATACACGCTCATATATATGGGGTACGCGCTCATAACGGGCGAATATGCGCTCATATACATGGAGTACGCGCTCATATCGAATGGATCCCGCTCATATCTGGTGCTCCCGCGCCCATATCCCGTGTGTCCCCGCTGATATGAGATGGGTTGGCGCTCATATCGAATGGATCCCGCTCATATCTGGTGCTCCCGCGCCCATATCCCGTGTGTCCCCGCTGATATGAGATTGGTTGGCGCTCATATCGAATGGATTCCCGCTCATATCTAGTGCTCCCGCGCCTATATTATGTGTGTCTCCGCTGATATGAGATGGGTTGGCGCTCATATCGAATGGATTCCCGCTCATATCTGGTGCTCCCGCGCCTATATTATGTGTGTCTCCGCTGATATGAGATGGGTTGGCGCTCATATCGAATGTATTCCCGCTCATATCTGGTGCTCCCGCGCCCAAATCCCGTGTGTCTCCGCTGATATGAGATGGGTTGGCGCTCATACCGAATGGATTCCGCTCATATCTGGTGCTCCCGCGCCCATATCCCGTGTGTCCCCGCTTATATAACGCGTGTGCCCACAGGCGGAACGCTCACTTTTACCCAAGCTTTCATACCCCTCCCGCCTTATGCCTCCTTGCGTATACTAGGTGTTCAAAATCATAAAACTAAATGTTTGTCAATTAATTGTGGTTAAAACCCTCAAAATTCTATTTTGAGGGAATCTATTCCAAATATCAAATTTGTTTGATAACCTCAAAGAAGGAGGGAGAAAAATGATCTTTAAAGAAAGAGCGATGCCGAAAAACTTAGTAGGCACGGAAGCTTTAATGAGACGCCTTCATCCAGATCATGCAAAATATCAACAAATTCGGGAAAATCATCGGAACACGAAAGCAGGGTTTGGGGGAGAACAGGATTTTGATAAGCATATGAAAGAGTTCAGACCTAATTATCCATATGCTATCCTGCATGACATTTGTCTGAAACAGGACGGAATCTATTTTCAAATGGATTCCATATTAATTACCCCAGCATTTATCGTGATTTTTGAAGTGAAAAATTATGCAGGGAAGATATGGATCAAGTCCAAACCAACCCAATTCATCCGCGAACTACAGTCGGGCGAACGAAAAGTGATGACCAGTCCCATCGTCGAGCTAGAGCGCAAACAATACTTACTGAACAATTGGCTTATGCAAAGGAAGATTAATTTGCCCATCAAAACAATCGTGGCTTTCGCTTTTACAAATGAATTGATGATGGAGGAAGAGCTGGAAATCAAGATTCTCTTTACTAATGAAGTCCCGAATTATTTAAGGACAGTGCCGATAGAGAATGAAATCATTAAGAGAGAAGAGATTCAAAGGTTGACTAATTCAGTAAGAAAACATCATCAAGAGTATGATCCGTTTCCGATGATTGAAACAATGGGCTTGGCACGGGAGGATATTCTGTTCGGCGTCATCTGCCCATCTTGCGGTTGCCGCCAAATGGAATGGATTCAGAGAAAATGGGGCTGTCCGCATTGTAAGCACGCCAGCACAACCTCACACCATGACGCGCTTGCAGACTGGACATGCCTCATCAGCAAACGAATTACAAATAAAGAGTTCCGTGAGTTTACATTTTTGAAAAATCCTCATGTTGCCAAGAGGCTCTTACTGCGTTCCGGCCTATCCAAGAGGGGAGAACGCCGAGGTGCTTATTATGTAATGGAATAGAACAGGATGCTAAAACGCTTCAGCTTCATAACATGTTAAGCGTTTTAGCATTCATAGTTCAATCTATTGTGCTCGTAATTAATAACTGCGTGCCCTGTGTTCATAAACGTTTGTTTTCGCCCATAACTCCATGTCCGCGCCCATAAACGTTTGTCCCTGCACGTAACCCACGCCCCCATCCCCACAAAAAAAACCGCCCTCATCTCCAGGCGGCATTCCCGAATCTCAACTATTCTTCTTATCTTTTTTCAACCGAGGGCGGGAGCGCATGTCGGACTCGAAGCGGCGGAGCAGGTCGCCGCCGTCGAGGCCGTCGCCGATCAGCTCTTCAAGAAGTTGTTCCGCGTATTGGGAGCGGGCCCGCTTTAGTCGGCCTTTCATGAGGACTGAAATATTGTCTCCGATTTTTTTGACTGCTTCGACGGCGACGCGGAAGGCGGCTGGTTCGTTTTCCGGGTAGGAAATGACTACTTTGGCTTCCAGCAGCTCGTCGGCGGCTTTCCATTTTTCGAACGTTTCCTGATATTTTTCATCGATGAACAGCTCCAGGACCCACATATGGTGGCTGTTTTCCTGATTGATGATAATCCCGTCGATTAGCGGGAAATCCCTCATTTGATCGTCGTCCAGGATGCTGACGGACAACATTTTAAACGTTTTCATGGTCGCCACCCTCCTCTTTTTTCATCCAGTATACCACAGCTTCCAAAATAATCGGCAAATGTGCGAAAGTCGAATTATCACGGAAAATGAAAAACTTGACGAAGTGCGTCAAATCAAGGAAAGCCCATCAACCTCCCCGGATAGCCTCCCTCCAAATCCCCGGTTTGACCGCGAAAAACAGGTCAAAATGCCATTTTGGGACTTTGCCAGGAAGAAGCCCCGCCGCGTATGATGAAAGCAATCCACAAAGAAGGGAGGGACCTACTTGAACCAGGTTGCACTCGTGGGGCGCCTTACGAAAGATCCCATGCTCCGGAAATTTACGGAGGGGCGGATGCAGACAAGTTTCGTATTGGCCATCAATCGCAATTTCAGAAATCAAAAAGGAGAGGTGGACACGGACTTTGTCCTTTGCACCGTGTGGGGAAGGACGGCGGAAAATACGGCGAAGCATTGCGGAAAAGGATCTTTGATCGGCGTAGGCGGACGGATCCAGTCGCGGACATATGAGCGGGCGGATGGGAAGCGCGTGTATGTCACTGAAGTGATTGCCGATGATATCCGTTTTTTGGCGACGAAAAACCGGACTCATGACAACCTGTACAGTGAACCGGATGCCAGCGAAGCGTCTTCATTAGCGGGTGAGGAGGCAACGGAGCATTTTCAATTGCCGGAAAAGGAAATGGAAGGACTACCGATTTTCTGATCGTCGTGCAAGATACATAGCGTCGGCGGAAAATCGCAAGGAAGGAGAAGAGGGGGCCGGTCTGCAAGCCGGGAATGGTTGACACAACTGAAAAATGGAATGAGAAATTTAAAGGATGGACTCCGCCGGGAGGGGAACCGGCGGGCCGAATAAACACATGCCGTGGACTGTGACCATCAGGGGTCCGATGCACGGTGAACATGGGGAAGAACAGCTTATATCAAAGAGGGGCGGTAACTCCGCCGACAAAAAGCCGGACAAGTCAGGCGGGGGAGACTGCTTTCCCCGCCAGCATATCCGGCGTCATATGAAAGGGTGTGTCAAATGCGTACTATCGAAAAAGAAGTTCTACGGATGGAACTGCAAATCGGGCAATTGATCAACATCATCGCAAACCTCAATGAACGGATCGGTCACTTGGAGGACGACAGACGGAAAGGCAGGACAGCCACTGTACATAAAATCCCGCTCGCCCGCCGTCATTGATCGAAGGATAGCAGATCCTCCAACTCGGTATCCGAAAGCTCGGTCAACCATTGGCTCGATTGAATCAGTTCGGCGGACAGTTCCGCTTTCTCAGCGAGCATCTTATCAATTTTCTCCTCGATCGTCCCGATGGTCACAAATTTATGGACATGGACGAACTTCGTCTGCCCGATCCGGTATGCCCGGTCGGTTGCCTGGTTCTCGACAGCCGGGTTCCACCAACGGTCCGCATGTAGGACGTGGTTCGCCCGTGTCAAATTCAAACCGGTCCCTCCTGCCTTCAATGACAGGATGAATACGGGGAACTCGCCGTTCTGAAAGGCCGCAACGAGATGGTCCCGCTGTCCTTTCGGCATGCTGCCCGTCAAAAACGGTACATCGATGCCGTGCAATTCCGATAAACTTTGGCGGATCAGCTGACCCATTCCGATGTATTGCGTGA from Bacillus sp. OxB-1 encodes:
- a CDS encoding nuclease-related domain-containing protein, with amino-acid sequence MIFKERAMPKNLVGTEALMRRLHPDHAKYQQIRENHRNTKAGFGGEQDFDKHMKEFRPNYPYAILHDICLKQDGIYFQMDSILITPAFIVIFEVKNYAGKIWIKSKPTQFIRELQSGERKVMTSPIVELERKQYLLNNWLMQRKINLPIKTIVAFAFTNELMMEEELEIKILFTNEVPNYLRTVPIENEIIKREEIQRLTNSVRKHHQEYDPFPMIETMGLAREDILFGVICPSCGCRQMEWIQRKWGCPHCKHASTTSHHDALADWTCLISKRITNKEFREFTFLKNPHVAKRLLLRSGLSKRGERRGAYYVME
- a CDS encoding YwpF family protein, which encodes MKTFKMLSVSILDDDQMRDFPLIDGIIINQENSHHMWVLELFIDEKYQETFEKWKAADELLEAKVVISYPENEPAAFRVAVEAVKKIGDNISVLMKGRLKRARSQYAEQLLEELIGDGLDGGDLLRRFESDMRSRPRLKKDKKNS
- a CDS encoding single-stranded DNA-binding protein, whose product is MNQVALVGRLTKDPMLRKFTEGRMQTSFVLAINRNFRNQKGEVDTDFVLCTVWGRTAENTAKHCGKGSLIGVGGRIQSRTYERADGKRVYVTEVIADDIRFLATKNRTHDNLYSEPDASEASSLAGEEATEHFQLPEKEMEGLPIF